In Pleurocapsa sp. PCC 7319, the following are encoded in one genomic region:
- a CDS encoding Uma2 family endonuclease: protein MEVVSTNWRDDYGHKFVEYEAMGISEYWIVEGLSGESNSPACKPRDYRALGAVRYIGKPKQPTITICKLIEGEYQMEKFVKGDRLKSAVFPELELTTDLVFQSADF from the coding sequence ATTGAAGTTGTTAGTACCAACTGGCGAGATGATTACGGACATAAATTTGTCGAGTACGAAGCAATGGGAATCTCCGAATATTGGATTGTCGAGGGGCTGTCGGGTGAATCGAATTCACCCGCTTGTAAGCCCCGTGATTATCGAGCATTAGGCGCAGTACGCTACATTGGAAAACCTAAGCAGCCTACTATTACTATCTGCAAGTTAATTGAAGGAGAGTATCAAATGGAAAAATTTGTTAAGGGCGATCGCTTGAAATCTGCTGTTTTTCCTGAACTTGAGTTGACTACTGATTTGGTTTTCCAATCAGCAGACTTTTAA
- a CDS encoding peptide ABC transporter substrate-binding protein encodes MIAKSFLSRFCLSLGLTIAITACSNPTGTSGNQQNSSTLKLLYWQAPTILNPHLSTGFKDAEASRITLEPLASFDNEGNLIPFLAAEIPSPENGGVAADGRSVTWKLKQDVKWSDGQPFTAQDVVFTYQFLSNPQVGSTSAGTYEVVESVEAIDDYTVKVNFKEVNPAWSLVFVGGEGMILPKHIYENFNGANAREAPANLQPIGTGAYRVVQFRPGDMVVYEPNPEFRQVNQLGFTKVELKGGGDATSAARAVLQTGDADFAYNLQVEAPVLKELEAAGQGSVVSNYGALMERLIINHSDPNKVAPSGERSSVDFPHPFLRDRNVRQALAIAVDRDTIAQQLYGITGKATPNFLVAPAEYVSPNTSYEHNPEKAKQLLDQAGWKDTNGNGIRDKNGTEMQMVFQTSVNPLRQKTQAVIKQGLQSVGMGVELKSIDPSVYFSSDSSNNDTVEHFYADLQMYTTGNTSPDPGAYMNFQTCNQIPQKANNWSGDNNSRYCNPEYDRLWQEASQELDPEKRKQLFITMNDMLIEDAVVIPLVHRADVAAFSNSLTGYELTAWDMRTWDIMNWKRKEQ; translated from the coding sequence GTGATCGCCAAAAGTTTTCTTTCTAGGTTCTGTCTATCTCTGGGTTTAACCATTGCCATTACCGCTTGTAGCAATCCCACGGGAACATCTGGTAATCAACAGAATAGCAGCACTCTCAAATTACTCTATTGGCAAGCTCCCACAATTCTCAATCCTCATCTCTCCACAGGATTCAAAGATGCAGAAGCTAGTCGCATTACTCTTGAGCCTTTAGCTAGTTTTGATAATGAGGGCAATTTAATTCCTTTTTTAGCAGCGGAAATACCTAGCCCAGAAAATGGTGGTGTAGCTGCCGATGGTAGATCGGTGACTTGGAAACTGAAACAAGATGTTAAATGGTCTGATGGTCAACCCTTCACAGCACAAGACGTAGTTTTTACCTATCAATTTTTGAGTAATCCTCAGGTAGGTTCAACTTCTGCGGGTACTTATGAAGTGGTAGAAAGTGTCGAAGCAATTGACGACTACACTGTAAAAGTTAACTTTAAAGAAGTTAATCCTGCTTGGTCGCTGGTTTTTGTTGGTGGAGAGGGGATGATCTTACCTAAACATATTTATGAAAACTTTAACGGAGCAAATGCTAGAGAAGCACCAGCTAACCTCCAACCCATCGGTACAGGGGCTTATCGGGTAGTACAGTTTCGACCAGGAGATATGGTGGTTTATGAACCTAACCCTGAGTTTCGTCAGGTAAATCAATTGGGTTTTACCAAAGTTGAACTCAAGGGAGGAGGCGATGCAACTTCCGCTGCCAGAGCGGTCTTACAAACGGGAGATGCAGATTTTGCCTATAATCTTCAGGTAGAAGCTCCAGTATTGAAAGAATTAGAAGCCGCAGGACAAGGTTCAGTCGTCTCCAACTACGGTGCGCTGATGGAACGCCTGATCATTAACCACAGCGATCCTAATAAAGTAGCTCCTTCAGGAGAACGTTCTAGTGTCGACTTTCCCCACCCCTTTTTGAGAGATCGCAATGTTCGTCAAGCCTTAGCCATAGCAGTAGACAGAGATACTATTGCCCAGCAACTATATGGCATCACAGGTAAAGCTACGCCTAACTTTTTGGTTGCACCAGCAGAATATGTTTCCCCAAATACGAGCTATGAACACAACCCCGAAAAAGCCAAACAATTATTAGACCAGGCAGGCTGGAAAGATACCAATGGCAATGGCATCCGCGACAAAAACGGTACTGAGATGCAAATGGTATTTCAAACTTCGGTTAATCCCTTACGTCAAAAAACTCAAGCTGTAATTAAACAGGGATTACAATCTGTTGGCATGGGAGTAGAACTCAAAAGTATTGACCCCAGTGTCTATTTTTCTAGCGATTCTAGCAATAATGATACGGTGGAACATTTTTATGCCGATTTGCAGATGTACACCACGGGTAACACTAGCCCCGATCCTGGAGCTTATATGAATTTTCAGACTTGCAACCAAATCCCCCAAAAAGCTAATAATTGGTCTGGAGATAACAATTCTCGCTACTGCAACCCAGAATACGATCGCCTCTGGCAAGAAGCGAGTCAAGAGCTAGATCCTGAGAAACGCAAACAGCTATTTATTACTATGAATGATATGTTAATTGAGGATGCAGTAGTTATCCCTTTGGTTCATCGGGCTGATGTCGCGGCATTTAGCAATAGTCTGACAGGCTATGAATTAACTGCCTGGGATATGCGCACCTGGGACATCATGAACTGGAAGCGCAAAGAACAGTAA
- a CDS encoding malectin domain-containing carbohydrate-binding protein, with the protein MGNTPGEMVISNNGALPSIRVGDAGVLSSIPIKDADGKIINSTGLLFKISLDAPSNQTVRVDYATADGTAIAESDYDAKDKTLTFQPGETEKQVFVGVTLDEISEDDEHLYLNLTNPINATIADNQAVGTIEETRSLSVSDLEVSEDGTAAIFTVSLDQPSVHGVFVTYDTEDGTAKAGADYIKTSGRLFIKAGEANGTVSVPLINNNLTEDNETFFLNLSQPKYVFVDDEQGQAIILNDDPLLTENPGGIHEGLQLWLKGDAGITSNNGQIVSWEDNSQVQLNVGQDTAESRPNIDTELLNYNPVLSFDGDDLLETADTLPEDFVQNSSVFVVTKSNSNSNNFLFTLDNTGWGRFLAHMPWGNNIHFDAGGTGDGRLSIPYSNSGATEFSTWHFSSETDVGQNIFHNGLSVASDSNTQNPITKNRKFQLGRQYDGEIAEVIVYNQALGKSDRLAVDSYLGIKYGLTLDQTVATNYINSDGLVWWDAIQATEYKNDVAGIAKDHNSGLAQVKSRSSNANSIITIKAEDTVNGLEDGEALVWGNKDRTVSKNTLKLDGTNDYLKIPDSDAIDFSKDQDFTIEVQVKTDGSTANDAIVEKWGQSGGYPFIIRYKSNGTIIAARFDRSNSPHLTSSTKINDGEFHHIAFVKSGDQLQLYIDGKLESTATDTTTGITTNTSPLYLGSRGGNNEFFNGNLKDFRIWSVARTAAEIQTSQDYVDPNSDGLVAYLPLESDANDITNNGNHGTFHNGASIEPIEAIDLSKRIWQVQEKQGDVGTVSVSFDLTELGQQLPIENYALQIASEQTFSDAISFIHGRQLEDSTLTFTGINFKDGEYFTLDTEVDHPPNTLKNTTEIYVNAGAHDFVDSNGRQWLQGEGFSSVKTFTSSQAISNTEDDALYQSEYFGQKFSYTQAVENGNYDVTLKFAEIYFNQEGKRVFDVALEDQLILDDFDLVAEAGGKNRALDRTFTVQVNDGVIDLDFLASVNQAKISGIEIQPASPVTHINAGGNSYTDLSGQQWLQGEGFSPVKTFTSSQAIANTEDDTLYQSEYFGQNFSYTQAVENGNYDITLKFAEIYFNQAGKRVFDVVLEDQLILDDFDLVAEAGGKNIALDRTFTVQVNDGVIDLDFLASVNQAKISGIEIEQNFTIEF; encoded by the coding sequence TTGGGCAATACTCCAGGGGAGATGGTGATCTCGAATAATGGTGCCCTACCGAGTATTAGGGTTGGGGATGCTGGAGTATTGTCTAGTATTCCGATCAAAGATGCTGACGGCAAAATTATAAATAGTACAGGACTCTTATTTAAGATTAGCTTAGACGCACCCAGTAATCAGACTGTAAGAGTCGATTATGCTACTGCCGATGGTACAGCGATCGCCGAATCAGATTACGATGCCAAAGATAAAACTTTAACTTTCCAACCTGGAGAAACCGAGAAACAAGTATTTGTTGGAGTGACTTTAGATGAGATCAGCGAAGACGACGAACATCTTTATCTGAATTTAACCAACCCCATCAATGCCACTATTGCTGATAACCAAGCGGTAGGGACAATTGAAGAAACGCGATCGCTTTCTGTTAGCGATTTAGAAGTCAGTGAAGATGGTACAGCAGCAATATTTACCGTCAGTTTGGATCAACCCAGTGTTCATGGTGTTTTTGTTACTTACGATACCGAAGACGGTACAGCTAAAGCGGGGGCAGATTACATCAAAACTAGCGGCAGATTATTTATTAAAGCGGGAGAAGCTAATGGGACTGTTAGTGTGCCTTTAATTAATAATAATTTGACTGAAGACAATGAAACTTTCTTCCTGAACTTAAGCCAACCCAAATATGTTTTTGTTGATGATGAACAAGGACAAGCAATTATCCTGAATGATGATCCTCTTCTCACAGAAAATCCAGGAGGAATACATGAAGGTCTCCAGCTATGGTTGAAAGGAGATGCCGGAATAACTTCTAACAATGGTCAAATTGTTAGCTGGGAAGATAATAGCCAGGTACAACTTAATGTTGGTCAAGATACAGCAGAAAGTAGACCCAATATAGACACTGAGCTACTAAACTACAATCCCGTTTTAAGTTTTGATGGTGATGATTTACTAGAAACTGCTGATACTTTACCAGAAGATTTTGTTCAAAATTCTTCGGTGTTTGTAGTTACTAAATCCAATTCCAATAGTAATAATTTTCTCTTTACCCTCGATAATACTGGATGGGGTCGTTTTCTGGCTCATATGCCTTGGGGAAACAACATTCATTTTGATGCGGGTGGTACCGGCGATGGGCGACTCAGTATTCCCTACAGTAACTCTGGCGCCACAGAATTTAGCACTTGGCATTTTAGTAGTGAAACTGATGTCGGACAGAATATTTTCCACAATGGTTTATCGGTAGCGTCCGATAGTAATACTCAAAATCCCATTACCAAAAATCGTAAGTTTCAACTGGGTCGTCAATATGACGGCGAAATAGCTGAAGTTATTGTTTATAACCAAGCTTTAGGCAAAAGCGATCGCTTGGCGGTAGATTCTTATCTAGGTATCAAGTATGGCTTAACTCTCGATCAAACTGTTGCTACTAATTACATCAACTCTGATGGACTAGTTTGGTGGGATGCAATTCAGGCGACCGAATACAAAAACGACGTTGCAGGTATTGCCAAAGATCATAATTCGGGTCTGGCACAAGTTAAATCTCGTAGTAGCAATGCCAATTCTATCATCACCATCAAAGCCGAAGATACAGTCAATGGTCTGGAAGATGGAGAAGCATTAGTTTGGGGTAATAAAGATCGAACTGTCAGTAAAAATACCTTAAAACTAGATGGCACTAATGATTATCTTAAAATTCCCGATAGCGATGCTATCGACTTTAGTAAAGACCAGGATTTTACCATTGAAGTACAAGTTAAAACTGATGGTTCGACAGCTAATGATGCGATTGTAGAAAAATGGGGACAAAGTGGCGGTTATCCTTTCATCATTCGCTATAAGAGCAATGGTACGATAATCGCTGCTCGTTTTGATCGTTCAAACAGTCCTCATCTTACTTCTTCTACCAAAATTAATGATGGAGAATTTCATCATATTGCCTTTGTTAAATCGGGCGATCAACTCCAACTTTATATTGATGGAAAGTTAGAAAGTACCGCTACCGACACCACTACAGGGATAACTACCAACACCTCTCCCCTATATTTAGGTTCTCGTGGTGGTAACAACGAATTCTTTAACGGTAATCTCAAAGATTTCCGCATCTGGAGTGTAGCGCGGACAGCAGCAGAAATTCAAACTAGTCAAGATTACGTCGACCCCAACAGTGATGGTTTAGTTGCCTACCTACCTTTAGAAAGCGATGCTAATGATATTACTAATAACGGTAATCACGGTACATTTCATAATGGCGCCAGCATTGAGCCGATAGAAGCAATTGATTTATCTAAACGTATTTGGCAAGTACAGGAAAAACAAGGAGATGTAGGAACAGTTTCTGTGTCTTTTGACTTGACTGAACTAGGACAACAGTTGCCCATAGAAAATTACGCTTTACAGATAGCCAGTGAGCAGACATTTAGCGATGCTATATCTTTTATCCATGGACGTCAGCTTGAGGACAGTACCTTAACATTTACCGGTATTAACTTTAAAGATGGCGAGTACTTTACTTTAGATACTGAAGTAGATCATCCCCCGAATACTCTCAAAAACACTACAGAGATATATGTTAATGCGGGGGCGCATGATTTTGTTGATAGCAACGGACGGCAATGGCTCCAGGGAGAGGGCTTTAGTTCCGTAAAAACTTTTACTAGCTCCCAGGCGATCTCCAATACAGAGGATGATGCTCTTTATCAATCGGAATATTTTGGTCAAAAATTCTCCTACACTCAGGCAGTAGAAAATGGCAACTATGATGTCACCCTCAAGTTTGCCGAAATTTACTTTAATCAAGAAGGAAAACGAGTATTTGATGTCGCCTTGGAAGACCAACTGATTCTCGATGATTTCGATTTAGTTGCCGAAGCAGGAGGCAAAAATAGGGCTCTGGATCGAACTTTTACTGTTCAAGTCAACGATGGGGTAATTGACCTGGATTTTCTCGCCAGTGTCAATCAAGCCAAGATTTCTGGGATTGAAATTCAACCGGCTTCTCCAGTAACTCACATTAACGCGGGAGGAAATTCATATACCGATCTTAGTGGACAGCAATGGCTCCAGGGTGAAGGTTTTAGTCCGGTAAAAACTTTTACTAGCTCCCAGGCGATCGCCAATACGGAAGATGATACTCTTTATCAATCGGAATATTTTGGTCAAAACTTCTCCTACACTCAGGCAGTAGAAAATGGCAACTACGATATCACCCTCAAGTTTGCCGAAATTTACTTTAATCAAGCAGGAAAACGAGTATTTGATGTCGTCTTGGAAGACCAACTGATTCTCGATGATTTTGATTTAGTTGCCGAAGCAGGAGGCAAAAATATCGCCTTAGATCGAACCTTTACTGTTCAAGTCAATGATGGGGTAATTGACCTGGATTTTCTCGCCAGTGTCAACCAAGCCAAGATTTCTGGGATTGAAATTGAGCAAAATTTTACTATTGAATTTTAA
- the ilvC gene encoding ketol-acid reductoisomerase, with product MARMYYDEDANLDLLKDKTVAIIGYGSQGHAHALNLKDSGVNVIVGLYPGSRSKAKAEADGLTVHPVADAAKAADVIMILLPDEVQKRVYTDQIAPHLTDGKVLAFAHGFNIHFGQIIPPKSVDVMMVAPKGPGHLVRRTYTQGQGVPCLFAVFQDATGQARDRAMAYARGIGGTRAGILETSFREETETDLFGEQAVLCGGLTALIKTGFETLVEAGYQPELAYFECLHEVKLIVDLIVEGGLAKMRDSISTTAEYGDYTRGPRIVNESTRAEMRKILREIQTGDFARDFILENQSGKPGFTAMRRLEAEHPIEEVGQDVRAHFSWLKNE from the coding sequence ATGGCGCGGATGTATTACGATGAGGATGCCAATCTAGACTTATTGAAAGATAAGACAGTAGCAATTATCGGTTACGGCTCTCAAGGACACGCTCATGCACTTAACCTCAAAGATAGTGGTGTTAACGTGATTGTTGGCTTGTATCCTGGTAGTAGATCAAAAGCCAAGGCAGAAGCAGATGGATTAACAGTTCACCCCGTGGCAGATGCCGCCAAAGCAGCAGATGTAATTATGATTCTGCTACCAGATGAAGTTCAAAAACGAGTATATACTGACCAGATTGCTCCACACTTAACTGATGGTAAAGTATTAGCATTTGCTCACGGATTCAACATTCACTTTGGTCAAATCATTCCTCCTAAGTCGGTAGACGTAATGATGGTGGCACCTAAAGGACCTGGACATTTAGTCAGACGCACCTATACTCAAGGACAGGGCGTACCTTGCTTGTTTGCAGTATTTCAAGATGCCACTGGACAGGCACGCGATCGCGCCATGGCATATGCCAGAGGCATCGGTGGTACGAGAGCAGGTATCTTAGAGACTTCCTTTAGAGAAGAAACTGAAACCGATTTATTTGGTGAACAAGCAGTGCTTTGTGGTGGTCTCACAGCCTTAATTAAAACAGGTTTTGAAACTTTAGTTGAAGCTGGCTATCAACCAGAATTAGCTTATTTTGAATGTTTACACGAAGTAAAACTAATCGTCGATCTCATTGTCGAAGGTGGTTTAGCCAAGATGCGTGATAGCATTTCCACTACTGCCGAATATGGTGACTATACTCGCGGTCCGAGAATAGTTAACGAAAGTACTCGGGCGGAAATGCGTAAAATTCTGCGAGAAATTCAAACAGGAGATTTTGCCAGAGACTTCATCCTCGAAAATCAGTCTGGTAAACCAGGATTTACTGCTATGCGCCGTCTGGAAGCCGAACACCCCATTGAAGAAGTGGGTCAAGATGTTCGCGCTCACTTTAGTTGGCTAAAAAATGAATAG
- a CDS encoding Calx-beta domain-containing protein: MCIYCNHDAFTHYLLNGEPLIENTVEQSILPQGIGTATEDRAIGLCPPPEAIVPELVDDRSENMANNIDLVDSETTIEPLNFVAAESNVLPNISINNIQTTDSSVGRELTFAIVLDAVGSEIVTVDYATADITAVAGEDYLPVEGTITFNPGEINKTVTVNTTGTSYLDIDESFALNLSNATNANLEDSQGEGTILPAYAGIRGGSRNQEVVTFSFFDEDVFGQGGYDGSKRESNAREPSEIVKANYRQIFDHLNTFVDRTFVEVEESESTIGDIRIVVSDGPNYAYAGGHIHLAGWAAASDAGGNGWESGQGVYAYSALMHELGHAIGMPHSFGKSTSVFDPEENASNTVMSYTYPGNSPATFMAYDIKSLQERYGAAEYRPEDTVYEFLTVDNYVIDGEIAIDTTRHLKQTIWDSGGIDTFDFSGLEFDDSGYRFDLNQSKYQTTQDGYQGSSYNRDGTTYYVPTYGTSIAIDVVIENLINSSSDDIIIANSAAVLISI, from the coding sequence ATGTGCATATATTGTAACCACGATGCATTTACTCACTATTTACTTAATGGTGAGCCTTTAATAGAAAATACAGTTGAGCAAAGTATACTACCACAGGGGATTGGCACAGCTACTGAAGATAGGGCGATTGGGCTCTGCCCACCGCCAGAGGCGATCGTACCAGAGTTAGTTGATGATCGCTCAGAAAATATGGCTAATAATATTGATTTAGTTGATTCTGAGACAACAATTGAACCTTTAAACTTCGTTGCTGCTGAATCAAATGTTCTGCCCAATATTTCGATTAATAATATCCAAACCACAGATAGTAGCGTCGGTAGAGAATTAACTTTTGCAATTGTTTTAGATGCGGTTGGTAGTGAGATTGTCACTGTAGATTACGCAACCGCAGATATTACAGCAGTTGCAGGAGAAGATTATCTTCCTGTAGAGGGGACTATTACTTTTAATCCTGGAGAAATTAATAAAACCGTTACTGTTAATACTACTGGAACTTCCTATTTAGATATAGACGAAAGTTTTGCACTAAATCTTTCTAATGCAACTAATGCCAATCTAGAAGATTCCCAGGGTGAGGGTACTATCCTGCCAGCCTATGCCGGAATTAGAGGTGGATCGCGCAATCAAGAAGTTGTTACCTTTAGTTTCTTTGATGAAGATGTTTTCGGACAAGGCGGCTATGACGGGAGTAAGAGAGAAAGTAATGCCAGAGAACCCAGTGAAATAGTTAAAGCAAACTATCGTCAAATATTTGACCATCTCAATACCTTTGTAGATCGAACTTTTGTAGAGGTAGAAGAATCTGAATCCACTATTGGAGATATTCGGATTGTAGTCTCCGATGGTCCCAATTATGCCTATGCAGGGGGACATATTCACCTCGCAGGTTGGGCAGCAGCTTCCGATGCAGGAGGCAATGGCTGGGAATCAGGTCAAGGGGTCTACGCATATTCAGCGTTAATGCATGAACTAGGTCATGCCATCGGTATGCCTCACTCTTTTGGGAAAAGTACCTCTGTCTTCGATCCTGAGGAAAATGCCTCCAATACCGTGATGTCTTATACCTATCCAGGTAATAGCCCTGCTACATTTATGGCTTATGACATTAAGTCATTACAGGAAAGATATGGTGCAGCGGAATATCGTCCAGAAGATACAGTATATGAGTTTCTAACGGTAGACAACTATGTAATTGATGGAGAAATAGCCATTGATACAACTCGACATTTGAAGCAGACTATTTGGGATAGTGGCGGCATAGATACCTTTGACTTTTCTGGCTTGGAATTTGATGATTCTGGTTATCGTTTTGATTTAAATCAGAGTAAATATCAAACTACCCAAGACGGTTATCAAGGTTCTTCCTACAATCGCGACGGCACTACCTATTATGTTCCCACCTATGGTACATCCATTGCGATCGATGTTGTCATTGAAAATCTGATTAATTCTAGCAGCGACGATATTATCATTGCCAACTCTGCTGCAGTTTTGATCTCAATCTAG
- a CDS encoding diacylglycerol kinase family protein has product MENQVIFEQQLALFPHKPETLGFLTTETLTWSLNGNQQQLVLDDVVGVSLVNLGEEQIPCLVVHSYPVIETNYLHLSKKSQRVLKEYCFTCPNREVRSQWQQAINNTLLGQPIDEIIKPRHLQIIVNPASGKQKAAQILEQVRPLFDRSNLEYSIKETSSSSDTKNFVNHLDLVTTNGLVVVGGDGTIHDAIAGLMSRPDRETAIKIPIGVIPGGTGNGLCKTLLELSGEAYDPLNAAFLIAKGKQQAFDLASVNQNGSEYYSFLSLAWGLISDVDIESEKLKFLGSLRFDLYSLMLICLLRTYKGRFSFIPHPDCQLAHQLGITQQGKWHIIEDEFIFLWAMNTSWAAHDMNVTPHAQLNDGAMDVLIMRRGTSRIELLKALMRCGKGQHLSLPHMEYYKVRAFRLEPLTNKGILVIDGELIDYSPVAIKVIPDLACVNC; this is encoded by the coding sequence ATGGAAAACCAGGTCATTTTTGAACAGCAGCTAGCTCTCTTTCCCCATAAACCTGAAACACTGGGTTTTTTGACGACTGAAACTTTAACTTGGTCGCTTAATGGGAATCAACAGCAGCTTGTTTTGGATGATGTGGTAGGTGTTTCTTTGGTTAACCTTGGAGAGGAACAAATCCCCTGTTTAGTAGTACATAGTTATCCTGTAATTGAGACTAATTACTTACATCTAAGCAAAAAGTCTCAAAGGGTACTCAAGGAATACTGTTTTACCTGTCCGAATCGGGAAGTGCGATCGCAATGGCAACAAGCAATAAACAATACCTTATTAGGTCAACCTATTGACGAGATTATTAAACCCCGTCATTTACAGATTATTGTTAATCCTGCCAGTGGTAAACAAAAAGCAGCTCAAATATTAGAACAAGTTCGCCCTCTGTTTGACCGTAGTAATCTTGAGTACTCCATTAAAGAAACTTCTAGCTCTTCAGATACCAAGAATTTTGTTAATCATCTCGATCTTGTGACCACAAATGGTTTAGTAGTTGTCGGGGGGGATGGTACAATCCATGATGCGATCGCTGGTTTAATGAGTCGTCCAGATCGAGAAACGGCAATTAAAATTCCGATTGGTGTCATCCCTGGAGGTACGGGAAATGGTTTATGTAAAACTTTGCTGGAATTATCGGGAGAAGCTTATGATCCCCTCAATGCCGCTTTTTTAATTGCCAAGGGTAAGCAACAAGCTTTCGATCTTGCTTCTGTTAACCAAAATGGGAGTGAATACTATAGTTTTCTTTCTTTAGCCTGGGGTTTGATTAGCGATGTTGATATCGAGTCAGAAAAACTCAAGTTTTTAGGCTCTTTACGTTTCGATCTGTATAGTTTGATGTTGATTTGTCTCTTGCGGACATATAAAGGTAGGTTTTCTTTTATTCCTCATCCAGATTGTCAACTTGCCCATCAACTTGGAATTACACAACAAGGAAAATGGCACATAATCGAAGATGAATTTATTTTTCTCTGGGCGATGAATACTTCTTGGGCTGCCCATGATATGAACGTAACGCCTCACGCTCAGTTAAATGATGGAGCGATGGATGTCTTAATTATGCGGCGAGGAACATCTCGAATTGAACTACTGAAAGCACTTATGCGCTGTGGTAAGGGTCAACATCTTTCGTTGCCGCATATGGAATATTACAAAGTTCGAGCTTTTCGCCTTGAGCCTTTAACAAACAAAGGCATTTTAGTAATAGATGGTGAACTGATAGATTATTCTCCCGTCGCCATCAAGGTAATCCCTGATTTAGCTTGTGTTAATTGTTAA